One stretch of Chiroxiphia lanceolata isolate bChiLan1 chromosome 1, bChiLan1.pri, whole genome shotgun sequence DNA includes these proteins:
- the MRPL3 gene encoding 39S ribosomal protein L3, mitochondrial translates to MAGWGRLARLGGRLWAAAAAPRAPGHRGQLGFLVRHTNSATWWHEHLSEENVEFLKKLTAEEYKAQTASKLCPLKDEPWPLNEWTPDSIRVGVVAVKLGMMPIWTKSGKKHAVTLLKVQDCHVLRYVSKEDSGGKTAKLLVGGKNVSPFSKPESAHQIFKEAGVPRKQKVATFNVTDDAIIKPGTPLYAAHFRPGQFVDVTAKTIGKGFQGVMKRWGFKGQPASHGQTKTHRRPGAISTNKASKVYRGKKMPGKMGNVYRTCFGLKVWRINTIHDIIYVNGSVPGHTNCLVKVRDSKLPTCKEYNKNPPFPTFFADGDEKLPEDLFDEEIFQFTDPSVTYT, encoded by the exons ATGGcgggctgggggaggctggCGAGGCTCGGCGGGCGGCTCTgggcggccgcggcggcgccGAGGGCTCCCGGCCACAG GGGACAGCTGGGCTTTCTAGTCAGGCACACTAATAGTGCAACGTGGTGGCACGAGCATCTTTCTGAAGAGAATGTGGAGTTCCTGAAGAAGTTAACTGCGGAGGAATACAAAGCTCAGACAGCCAGCAAGCTCTGCCCTCTGAAAGATGAGCCTTGGCCACTGAATGAGTGGACACCAG ATTCCATCAGAGTTGGTGTTGTTGCAGTAAAACTGGGAATGATGCCAATATGGACcaagtcaggaaaaaaacatgctgTCACATTACTTAAG GTGCAAGATTGTCATGTTTTAAGATACGTTTCAAAGGAAGATTCGGGTGGAAAAACAGCTAAGCTGCTTGTTGGAGGCAAAAACGTATCTCCTTTTTCT AAACCGGAGTCTGCacatcagatttttaaagaagcTGGAGTACCACGAAAGCAGAAAGTTGCAACATTTAATGTAACAGATGATGCCATAATTAAGCCAG GTACTCCTTTGTATGCTGCTCACTTCCGCCCAGGGCAGTTCGTGGATGTTACTGCAAAAAC aattgGTAAAGGATTTCAAGGTGTCATGAAAAGATGGGGATTTAAAGGTCAGCCTGCGAGCCACGGCCAGACAAAAACTCACAGAAGACCTGGAGCAATATCTACTAAT AAAGCTTCCAAAGTTTATCGCGGAAAGAAAATGCCAGGTAAAATGGGTAACGTCTATAGGACATGTTTTGGATTAAAG GTATGGAGGATCAACACAATACATGACATTATTTATGTAAATGGCTCTGTTCCAGGTCACACTAATTGTCTGGTGAAG GTCAGAGATAGCAAATTGCCTACTTGCAAGGAATACAATAAAAACCCTCCGTTCCCTACGTTTTTTGCTGATGGAGATGAAAAACTACCAGAAGACCTTTTTGATGAGGAAATCTTCCAGTTCACGGATCCATCTGTCACATATACATAA